CGGATGCGGTGCCTGGCGGCCGGGTTCGAATACGTTGCCGCGCAGCCGGTTTCGCCTCGCTACCTTCTCGTGCACGACGTCCGGCAGCCGTTGACCTCGGCTGCTGTCCGCGAGCGGGTGGTCGCCGAACTGGTCGGCGGTGCGGCCGTCGTGCTGCCGCTGCTACCCGTCACCGACAGCGTCAAGGCCGTCGACGCCTCGGATGCGGTCACCGCGACGCTGGACCGCTCGACGCTTCGGGCCGTGCAGTATCCGCGCGGCTTCGCCGCCGACGCGCTGGCCCGGCTCGTCGCCTCCGGCGAGGCGGACGAACTGACGGCCGCGACCCGGAGCGCCATGCCGATCACCACGGTCGAGGGCGACGCCGACGGGTTCATCGCCGATCTGCCGCGCGACGCCGCCTTCGTCGAGGCCGTCATGGCGAGTCGTCGCGGCTGACGCCGTGCATCAAAAGGTGTTCGGCGATCGCGATGTCGCGGGCGAAGGTCACCTTGATGTTGTGCAGTTCGCCCGGAAACGTGTGCACCGCAACGTCGGTGAACGTCTCGACGCACGACGAGGTGTCGGTGCCCTCGAAGTCGTCGGCATCGGCACGGCGGTAAGCCTGCAGCAGCGGCGCCGCCCGGAAGGCCTGCGGCGTCTGGACCCGGACGAGCTGCCGTTGAGTCGGCGCCGCGAGGTCGGTCGTGAGCACCCCGGACAGCGGCACTGCCGGTATGGCGCCGCCGAACTCGCGCGCCACCGACAGCGCGCGCTCGAACATGGCCGGACCGGCCACCGGCCGCGCCGCGTCGTGGATGAGCACCACGTCGACCGATCCCGAGTCGATGTCGGCGGCCAGATGGCGTAACACGTTGAGCTCTGAGCCGTGCCTGCTGTACCCGCCCGCAACGAATTCGACGTGGACCCCGGGCAGTTCGGCACTCACCATGTCGCGGGCGAGTCGTTCCTCACCGGCCCGGTACACCAGCACGATGCGGTCCACCGCGGGCACCCGGGTCAGGGTGTCCAGCGACCACGCCACCATCGGCCGGCCGCCCACCGGCAGATAGGCCTTGTTGCTGTCGGCGCCGACCCGCGTGCCCATGCCCGCGGCCAGCACCACCGCCACGGCGCCCGTCGTCGTCACCGTCGTATCTTGGCATCCGCCTCGTCGAGGCCGAACGGTCAATCCTCGGCGTGGCGGTCGTGGTCCCACCGCTCGAGCCGCCGCTGCGTGTCGTACAGACAGAGCCCCAGCAGCGGTACGGCGATGAGCAGACAGATCATCAGCATGTTCATCGGCGCCCCTCCTCGGGCTCACCGCGGGTACCGGCGGCCGCGTGCCGCGCGTGCGGCCCCAGCAGGCGGGAGTAGGACGGACCCGGTTTGTCGGCGCCGTGACCCAGTGCCTCGAACGCGGCCGCCCGCAGGGCGTGGTAGCGCTCGCGTTCGGCCTTGACCCACGGCTCGCTCGACTTGTCGAGCAGCTCACCGGCGCGCAGCAGCGGGAGCAGGTCGGCCACCAGGTGTGCGTCGAAGCCGCCTTCGAGCACGTCGTCGATCAACGCGGTCGCGTCGTACCAGTCCACCGAGACATCGGGACTCAGCTGGAGGTACTGCGGATCGACGCACAGCAGCGGCCCGGCGCCGAGTGGACGCAGCCGCCAGGCCGCCGAGCGCAGGCTCGCGACCGCCTTGCGGGTCTGCGCGTGTGGCCAGAGGGTGGCACACACCCACAGCCGGTGCACGGGCTTGCGTTTCAGCGTGACCAGGGTGATCAGGCGCCGGCACGCGGGCGGCAGGTCGATCCGGTCGTCGCCGTGGTACACGGCGAAGCCACCGAGCAGGTGCACTGAATACCGGTCCATGGGTTGATCGTCGGGCCACCGCGGTCCGGCGTCGTGAGTAGTGCACTACTCCTTTTGCCGCCGTGTGCGGTGCAATGTAGCGATGAGCGACACTCTCGAGCCGGCGGCCACCACGCATCGGATACGCCGGATGTCCGGCCGTGATCCGCACGAGCCGCACCGCG
The window above is part of the Mycolicibacterium rutilum genome. Proteins encoded here:
- a CDS encoding AfsR/SARP family transcriptional regulator; the protein is MDRYSVHLLGGFAVYHGDDRIDLPPACRRLITLVTLKRKPVHRLWVCATLWPHAQTRKAVASLRSAAWRLRPLGAGPLLCVDPQYLQLSPDVSVDWYDATALIDDVLEGGFDAHLVADLLPLLRAGELLDKSSEPWVKAERERYHALRAAAFEALGHGADKPGPSYSRLLGPHARHAAAGTRGEPEEGRR
- a CDS encoding IspD/TarI family cytidylyltransferase, with the translated sequence MGTRVGADSNKAYLPVGGRPMVAWSLDTLTRVPAVDRIVLVYRAGEERLARDMVSAELPGVHVEFVAGGYSRHGSELNVLRHLAADIDSGSVDVVLIHDAARPVAGPAMFERALSVAREFGGAIPAVPLSGVLTTDLAAPTQRQLVRVQTPQAFRAAPLLQAYRRADADDFEGTDTSSCVETFTDVAVHTFPGELHNIKVTFARDIAIAEHLLMHGVSRDDSP
- a CDS encoding IspD/TarI family cytidylyltransferase; the protein is MAPTPLLPAIVPVPTEAADAARYLLDGRATLLRVVRDLLESVSDPTAVVVVSAPSSVRAIGDLLAADGLGAIPVVAADAPADRMRCLAAGFEYVAAQPVSPRYLLVHDVRQPLTSAAVRERVVAELVGGAAVVLPLLPVTDSVKAVDASDAVTATLDRSTLRAVQYPRGFAADALARLVASGEADELTAATRSAMPITTVEGDADGFIADLPRDAAFVEAVMASRRG